ATAACACACAAAACTTCGATGGGAAGTTTTCAGTGAGTCACCCTATATAATAGattttagaattattattttaggaTGGTACAAACTGCTAACAgacatttttcgtttttaattttctttttaagtctTGATAGCTGTACATTTCACTCTAGATAACGCTACCGTGTAATTGCCAGCTATAGTTTTTAACctttgtgtttttaattttattttatataccaAAAGTataactaaattttcaaagatattgacatttttcaaagttttacaGCAATATTTCGCAGATTGAAGGGCAGGAAAATAGTTTTACTGATGTTTTAAGTCAACTCCTCTACTCATCTAAAAAGTCAACTAAAAAGAGCCATccagaacattttttattgtcgtgtttcaagaaatttctagaaagacgtcgattgatttttttggacGATATATTTTAACGTACCTTAAAAACCTGAAGAAGCAACGGCCTAAGACGGGACGCTGCAACCCCTACAATTTCAATAGGAAAGAAAGATTGTGTGACAGccaattttaaagatcttggaACCGTTTTTAGAACaggttataataaaaataattttaaccgattatttatcaaaaatttaagttttatcgGTCATTGTTAAATacatttgcaagaaaaaaatcaaattttgtttccaaatTCTCTACTTATGCCTCCatatattttatcaatttcaataaaaacaacttATTGTATTTGCTATTTTCTACCAGATAGgacttaattttattcactATGAGTAGGTTTAAAACACAAACGTggtatttttaattcgaaaaagtatggaaataGTGGATTTCTGTTACTCAAATGACAAGTGTACAAGGGCTgctgaaacaatttttaactagaaTCATCCTGAAAAGTTTGTTGGGCACAAGTACGTATTGACACAGATggaaaaattcaggaaaactGGTCCTGTTCACAACCAGGAGCGTCACCCAGTAAGGATTGTCAATAAGGAAGCTACTTCAGTTAGCtaaataagaataattttgACAAACGTCTAGAATTTTGCGAAATCATATCATACCGCCCAAACAATAACCGATATTTACTCTACAGCATTTGCTTCCCGCatgaatattcattttttattaaacggtCAAGTAAATTGGCAGAACTGTCAAAATTAACTCCCATTTCAGGCGAGAAGAGTAGACACAACATTCTGAAAAACTGGTAATGTTTGGGCTGAGATATTAGGAAATTAAATCAGCGTCGTGTAGCTCTATAAGCTGcaatatttagtttatttgaaaattatagaaataGTCTAAAGTGATGATAATTTGCTCGAAAATGGCTTGTTTTTCTCAACAGGGTGGAGCTTTGCCTATTTATACCACGcttgttcgaaattttttaaatgatacttTTGGCGAGCATTGGATTTGATGTAGAGAACCCATTGAATGGCCAACCCGATtaccaaatttgatacttctgaattttttttctcataacaCCTTAAGTCTAAAGTACACCAACTAAAATCAACTTCTTTGGATGACTTCCGACCACAAACAATTTAGGAGTGTCGCCGATTATTATAAGTAGCTTACAAAATGTATGGAAATGTTTGAATTGCGTTTATAGTTTTATATAGAAGCAAATGGTGGTCAATTCgatcatttaatttaaataaatatttgaattatattttttaaaagagaatttaacaatggcaaataaaattaaaatgtttgcaAAAATGACTCACATATACTCACATCATAGTCTGTTCTAAAAAGAGGTCCACAACCTTTAAAACTAGGTGTCACCCgattcttcttcttcttccgattctattcaaatttaaagaattctTATGCCCATCTTAGGGGGCCCTTGTTTATGCGTCAAGTGTGCGTCAAAACACGTCtcccaagaaaaattaatcgaCGTGTTTTGGGAAATTTCTTCAAACACGACAGTATAAGAAACATCCTGAGGGGTTTCTTTTCgttgggacatcctgtataaaacggATCCATGCAATAATACGTCCTCAAACACTCAgtgagtttttgaattttggagtAATTATTTCATGGGTTTACAGTATAAAAATCGGTTACGGTGTATACAAAGATACCATAAGAAAACATCCACCATTATAGCTCATAGtagtatgtaaaaaattttgaattttaagtcGCACTAAAATCGATGCGGCTGCGTCATATAAAATACGCAGTATCTCTAACTTATATCTTAATGTACTGACCATTGTAGAACTCCTTCTAGGAATTgaattatgaaataattacACCAAAATATCTTTATAATGTACCTTATCTGTATAACAGTTGTTTTGTGTTTTACCTGTTGTTGTGTTTCATGGCAATTTCGCTTCTTTTACGGTCTAGCATTATTTGTTTACAGACGTACCTATGCCAGTGAATGAAAGTATTACTTGTAAGTCTGAAGTCGTGCAAGTCTTCCGCAACTTGCAGTGCTCTAACTGATTCCGTTTTAAACTAGAAGGAAACACCTTTTTGTCCAGATATGctaatcataaaaatatcaatttacaTACATCacaaatttcatcaaatgcCCTTCTCAAAATAATATATCGGTAGTGAGCATCAGCAATATCATATTTcactttaaatttagattcgACGTATCCTAACAAGGTGTTGAAGACTTTGAGCTTCAGcctgtttaaataaaaatcggtcgccaattttgtgttttccttcgactttatataatttttaaacagtttCTCAAAACATTGCTTGATCAATGCTCTGTcataaaattgtttagccaacataaatttatgttggatttctttctttttctccAAACGTATTTTTTGCAGGTGAAGATCTTTTTTCCTTTGCTTGTTAATCAAATCTAAATTTCTTTTCCGTTCCTCCTCTTCCAttactttctttttttcaatggCCTCTTCAAGCAATCTTTGCCTAGTTTCTTCTATTATCCTTTTTCGTTCTAATATTACTTCGCGATACAGAGTTCGTTCAGTTGCTCTTTCTTGCATGCGCTGAATTGATTTTGGTGCCTTCtgtgataaaatcatgattttatctcgATCATCTATCGCTTTTAAAAGAGGTGATTTAGTCAATAATTTCGGAGAACAGTTATTAAATAGTTCACGTATTTCTATTTTGGTATTCTCAATTGACTTTAGGAGATCTTCTCGTATTATGCCCAATTTAAGTTCATTAATAATCTTGTTTTGCTCCTCAATTTTAGACCGTtgatcattaataattttcctttgcGACTTGTACCTGTTTTTGAAGCACTGGATTGGTTTGCTGTTTTCGCAGTTGTTTTGTTGGACCACTGACTCTGTTGATGCTTCCCTTTCTTTCTGATGATTTCTaagattattaataaaataatttagtttttcctTATGTTTTGTTCGATAATTTTCATGTATTGCATCAAAACCTGGTTCTGTCTTTAATAACGTCTTCCGTCTCCATTCAGTAAAGAACTTCTGAAGCAATCTATACTTTAGACCACCCATGTCTTCCTTTTGAAGAACGTGCCAGGCTAGATTGGTGTTACTGCTTGAGAGCTTTGGCGTGATATTCGATTGTTTTAGCTCAGAATGAAGTGCGACTATTCCTTGAGATAAGCTGGCAACTGTCTCATAATGATTTTGTTGTGTCCCGTTAAGTTCCCTGTTAAACAATGTCATCTTTTCAGGATGGTCTAGATGTTAACGTTAAacctaaaaatatacatatgaaAAGACATGAACAGGAATCAAAGATGGAATATAGGATATTGTTAAATCAGTTTGTTAAGTTAGTCATTGGGCCTAGCATAAGTAAGGTTCAAGCCTATTGTAAGCACAACTAGCGCAACAAGTCTCCAAGAGAATAATGGCCAAATAAAAGGCCAGTATAACGAAGGGTCGTTATATTGGCgttaaaatcgttaaaaaaaacttcaagtaGGTAATCTTGACCTAAGTGAAACATCAACGTAGAGGGTGGCACGATAAAAACTTTGCACCTCGATTTTCGATTCGAgggaaacaatttttcattctatTTTCAACCCTTCAACTTCAATTCCTGAACAGGAGTGATGATTATacccaaaatttttaatgagagaAAGTGTCGAGTGAcacctcattttaaaggtagtTGTATCCTGATTATACACACGAAGTTAAAGTCACTGCCTTTATGCCTGTTGAAATAAACAACTTGCCAAAATCTGTTGAGAAAAGACTTTTAATTACTAATTCATTTTTCACAATTATACCTGCAGACTTTAAATTAAGAGCAGAAGaacgtttaaaaataagatatcAGTGAATCGTTTTGAAGAAGGTGAGTTTTACCTCTATTCGTGTAATTCATGAATGCCACTAAATTACACCCAAAATGCCACATAACGCAATACAAcactttgaacaatttttttttatgtggagaTAAATAGCGGTCATTTCCAgcatataataaattaagcaGAAAAGTAATATCAACACTTCCTTTCATCTactcaacttaaaaaaaaaaaattacaaagaaacctttttaaaatttgagggGTAAAACTCGGCTCTATTAAAACGATTCAGTGATATCTCACGTTTAACGGTCTTCCAATCAACATTTTGAAGTGTGCAGCTCTTGctgttataaattaattattaactagCAACTTTTTCCTCATAGACTTTGGGAAGTTGTCACATCAACGAGGATAATGGCAGTAATTTCAAACTTGGCGATTATAATCAGGGGGGTTATAATATAACTACCTTTAAAATAAGGCATCATTCAACACCCTcctccattaaaattttttggtaGTAACTGCCAGCTCTGTTCAGGGGTTAAAATTGAAGGgttgaaaatacaataaaaaattgtttcccatgaattcaaattcaaagagttcaaatgtttttacattatttcatttcaaatactaaaaatcaaaagacAGTTTCGTTGGGCTTTCTTATATAGACAACTCAGCAAATCATTTAATTTCGCAGATGTGAAAATTAGCTTTTTAATCTATTCCAATAATAGATGAATtcatacaattttaatatctgGGCAGGTTGAGATCCCTGTGTCCAAcccatatgaaaaaaaaggtGATGGGTGTAGTATGTGCTATGGTCAATCTCACATGCCTGCAGAATGATAGCAGAGACCAGCAAGTTAAATAGAAATAACCGGGGTACCACCTCCCCATTcctatatttatataaattacaaTGAAGGAATTTACGCAATTTTAGTGTGGCTTCCCAAGAATTAAGCACGAAGGTGCAACCTCCAAAGGGGTACATAATACATAAGATATTTATgagtgaaatttttatgacCCCCTACGACAGTTAAATAATACGGACTTCATGTACattctggaaaatttaaagaaacagATTGTGGACCtagtttatttcttaattttattactttatagACTATATCTTTGATTATATGATGATGGATGTTCTTTGGGCCGTGGTAATGATCGAATATAGTCGAACATATAGGAACGTTGCACAAATGTTTGATAATTCACAATCAATTATCCATCGTTGTGTAAAGCATTGGAGGCAAATCGGGAAATATGTGTGAAGAAAGCAAGGCAGAAAAGACTCAATTACAGCTGTAGATGATCGTTTTATAACGTTACAAACACTTCGAAACAGATATTAAGCGGTAGTTCGAACAAGAAACCTATTGCAAGA
The genomic region above belongs to Euwallacea fornicatus isolate EFF26 chromosome 35, ASM4011564v1, whole genome shotgun sequence and contains:
- the LOC136348744 gene encoding coiled-coil domain-containing protein 191 isoform X1, producing the protein MTLFNRELNGTQQNHYETVASLSQGIVALHSELKQSNITPKLSSSNTNLAWHVLQKEDMGGLKYRLLQKFFTEWRRKTLLKTEPGFDAIHENYRTKHKEKLNYFINNLRNHQKEREASTESVVQQNNCENSKPIQCFKNRYKSQRKIINDQRSKIEEQNKIINELKLGIIREDLLKSIENTKIEIRELFNNCSPKLLTKSPLLKAIDDRDKIMILSQKAPKSIQRMQERATERTLYREVILERKRIIEETRQRLLEEAIEKKKVMEEEERKRNLDLINKQRKKDLHLQKIRLEKKKEIQHKFMLAKQFYDRALIKQCFEKLFKNYIKSKENTKLATDFYLNRLKLKVFNTLLGYVESKFKVKYDIADAHYRYIILRRAFDEICDFKTESVRALQVAEDLHDFRLTSNTFIHWHRYVCKQIMLDRKRSEIAMKHNNRMSQRKETPQDVSYTVVFEEISQNTSINFSWETCFDAHLTHKQGPPKMGIRIL
- the LOC136348744 gene encoding coiled-coil domain-containing protein 191 isoform X2 yields the protein MTLFNRELNGTQQNHYETVASLSQGIVALHSELKQSNITPKLSSSNTNLAWHVLQKEDMGGLKYRLLQKFFTEWRRKTLLKTEPGFDAIHENYRTKHKEKLNYFINNLRNHQKEREASTESVVQQNNCENSKPIQCFKNRYKSQRKIINDQRSKIEEQNKIINELKLGIIREDLLKSIENTKIEIRELFNNCSPKLLTKSPLLKAIDDRDKIMILSQKAPKSIQRMQERATERTLYREVILERKRIIEETRQRLLEEAIEKKKVMEEEERKRNLDLINKQRKKDLHLQKIRLEKKKEIQHKFMLAKQFYDRALIKQCFEKLFKNYIKSKENTKLATDFYLNRLKLKVFNTLLGYVESKFKVKYDIADAHYRYIILRRAFDEICDFKTESVRALQVAEDLHDFRLTSNTFIHWHRYVCKQIMLDRKRSEIAMKHNNRRMLFQYFHLWRSLPVVLKLERAKEEKKRKWREKVWEILPDYQIPDE